Genomic DNA from Nitratidesulfovibrio vulgaris str. Hildenborough:
TTCCGCAGAGGTGGCATGGCACCATGTGGCCCCCGTCGCAGGTCGGCGGGGCCTTTCGCAAGGCCCCGCCGATGAAGCTATTTGCCGTGCAGATAGCGGACGGCGTTGTCGAATATCACGGTACCGAGAGGTGCCGTTTCATCCCGACCACGACCGGGGTGGTTGGTCGGGTGGTTGAACGCCTCGGGGTGGGGCATCAGGCCGAGGATGTGCCCGGTGGGGTCGGTGAGTCCGGCGATGCCGAGGGGCGAACCGTTGGGGTTCCACGGGTACTCCATGGTGGGTTCCATCGTCTCGGGGTCGGCGTATTGCAAAGCCACGAGGTTTCCGGATACGAGACGGTTCATGACCTCTTCGTCGCGCGCAACGAGTTTGCCCTCGCCATGGCGCACGGGCACGTAAAGGTGTTCGATGCCCTTCGTGAAGACGCAGGGGCTTGCGGCGTTGACGCGCAGATGCACCCATCGGTCTTCGTAACGGGCCGAATCGTTGTGGCTGAGCGAGACCTGCCTGTCGAAGCGCTGACCATCCAGTGCGGGCAGCAGGCCGAGTTTCACGAGCAGCTGGAAGCCGTTGCAGATGCCCAGCACAAGACCGCCGCGCGTCACGAAGTCGCGCAGCGCTTCGAGAAGGCGGTTGCCCTGTGCATCATGGGCATGGCGCCAGCGTTGTGCTGCTGCCAG
This window encodes:
- a CDS encoding phosphoribosylformylglycinamidine synthase subunit PurQ — its product is MPQVHTLVITGYGTNCEVESAHAARMAGADRVDIAHFSDLVAGRVTLADYNFLVFPGGFLDGDDLGSALAAAQRWRHAHDAQGNRLLEALRDFVTRGGLVLGICNGFQLLVKLGLLPALDGQRFDRQVSLSHNDSARYEDRWVHLRVNAASPCVFTKGIEHLYVPVRHGEGKLVARDEEVMNRLVSGNLVALQYADPETMEPTMEYPWNPNGSPLGIAGLTDPTGHILGLMPHPEAFNHPTNHPGRGRDETAPLGTVIFDNAVRYLHGK